From the genome of Tripterygium wilfordii isolate XIE 37 chromosome 6, ASM1340144v1, whole genome shotgun sequence:
TGCTTGTGTGCATAGAAGTTTTCCACAAAATATggtaaattggataaaaaccCAATGAGTGGACACAACGATATTGCTTCAAGTGAGAACCGAACTCAATACCTCTCGAGTCTATATGATTTGACACCAAAGAGATTTTTCAACTAGGGTATCACGAATGTggttaaattaatattaatttacacAACGAATTTGCAAACCAACCTTATGTTCAAAATCCTAACAGTAGTTTTCTTGCAATAATGTGGGAGAAAAGAGAGCATCTTTTGTCAATTAAACGTCCTTAATGAAGCTATTAAAAGAAGAGATTGAGACACCATCATTTTGTAGGGTCACCATCCACAACAACAACCAAGTATCTTCTCTTTAATATCTACTAAATGAAGAAGTAATGATGggaaagaaagaataaaaaaagcTTGATATAATTAGTTTGATACTCTGTCACTTCAAACAGTGATCAAGAGGTCCAACCAACAGACAACTTGCAAAACGGTGCGTTTTAATTTTCCTAGGCTTTCACATGATTCGGTGAATTCAATTCACAATATTTGGATTTACCTATATATATTCGTTATTGGACCACAAGTcacaactcttttctttttttaaagtcGAATGACACATACAAACTTACTTCTTTCAACATTCAAAATATGCGCCTAAATTAAAGTCGTCAAGTCCGCGCGCACACACATAAATATCTCATTtgacaacatgataagtttGATGAAAATTCAACATATCCAGCACATAAAATTCTCACTTCACTacatgataaattaattaaaatccaacaTGTAACCACAATAATATATCGATAGATAATGAGATCTGTCCACCTATAATGAAAGTTACATTATTTCttccaacaaaaatcaaaattaatatttttcaaatctATATGATTTGACTCCATAAAAATTCACTATTCACAACTATTACATATAGTGGATGATGGGTTGTTAGCTCAATTGGCAAAATTGTTTATGCTTGAGAGAATTGTGGGTTCAAAAGTTAATTTTCtcatatttattgaaaaatgctTGAATCCCTATTTTACTCAATGGGATATTAAGTcggtcctatatatatatatttataatcgaTGACTATCACATGTGTTCTCCATTTTAGCAAGTCGAATATTAAATCGGTcttatatacatatttataatcGATGACTATTACACGTGCTCAAGATTGAAGATAAAATATCGATCATAAATTAGAGGGTTGTATTTCATGTCCCCATCCGCGAACTATAAGAATATGCAGCCTGCACTCCAACACAACACCAGCTGTAGTCCGTGGCTCTTGGCATCTATGATTCGAAACAGCTGGAACAGGGAAATATTCCCATGTAAACGACAGCAGAGAGGCCAATTCTTTTCGATATAAGGGATACTGAATATTGTGTACTGAAACCACCGGCTCCGCCGGTCCTTACTACACTCTCATCGGCTGTATTTTTTCACCAAACCAACAAAATCGCCGGTGCAAGACTCGCTGGTCGTATACCCGCTCATTTACTTCTCTCTCAGTTTCCGGACCTTCTCTCCTCTTTTCCGTGACAGATAGTCACCGgagaggaaggaaggaagaagaacaAGACAAAAAACTAGTTTCGAAAGCGTGTGAACCATAGAGAGTCAATGGAGTATAATCGGCAAGCCTCCTCTGCTTCTCTGACCACGAAACTCTCCAACGGCTACAACGTATACGACGGCGTTTTTAGTGGTCCGCAGGCCAAGCTCGGTTCTCGAGTGGAGAATTACGGAGATATTTTTGGTGGCTCTGGCGCCGTGTCTTCGATTCCGATTCTCGATGTGCCGGAGCTGAATGAGGGCAAGGTCTCGGTGGCTGTACGGAGCTCGAGGCTCGATTACTCGACGATTTTTGGCGGTTTTGGAGACTCGGATTCTGCGGTGTCGTATGAAGAGTTTGCTAAGCCAAACAAAGTGAGAAAGTCTTCTCCGGAAGCTAGGTGAGTTCACTTAATGGCTTTTCCCTTCTTGTTGCTGACGTTAACCTCCTTTCCTTGATCAGTAGAAACTCTGCATTTTATGCGTGCGAAAAATCAGGCTGTTGCTTTTTGACCAAGGGAGTAAAATAAGGAAAATTGTTGTGCAATATTTAATAAAGGGGATTATTTACCATGAAAAAAGTCCTTCATTTATGTTCTGTCTGAAAATTTAGGGAAAAATATTATGGCTGCCTGAAACTGAATTGGAAGGAATGGCCATAGAGTTAATGTAAATATTATGAGCTGCACTGTCGGTGAATTCTACTTTTGGTGCCTTGTTTAGTTGATTGAGGAAGTTCTGGAAAGAATGGAAAGAACACCTCAAAAGAGTTTTGCAACTGTGACTGAAGAGATCCATCAGGAAGCTATTTAGTTTCATTAACATGAGTGGAGACGATTATGtttcttgataaaaaaaaaaaaattcttgttttTAAAGGGATTCATAGAATTTAATAGAAGTTTCATCAAATACATGAAAAACTGTTTATTATGTGAGAAATGGATCTCGGGGGCCCAGTAGTTGGCTTGTTCGTGAACAAGTAGATGATTCGGGACTCAATTTCAGCCAAAGCAAGGATGTCATCTGTCACCAGTAGATTTAGATTTCGTTTTAGACAATCATATTTGATATGAGCACATATATGTACTGTGAGGGCCTACCAAAGTTGATGATTACTCCAAGACGACCACTTTGTGCTATTGGCTTGTAAAGATACTTCCTTATGAGGACACAAGCTTTAATTTCCTCTTAGTTGTGACTTTATTCTCGTTATTAATGAAGATCACAAAAGCATATATAAAACCCCGTTTAATTGGTTCTTCATGATGTGATCCATTAAAGCATCAATCAAACTGTATTATTGTATATGAGATTTGAGGAAACATTGGTAGGTTGTCAACTTTTTTAGGCTATGAATACTTCCAAATTTCGTAGTTATCACAATTGGAATTGGGGGATTGCTGATAaaagaggaggaaaagaaaaaagttttctTAGATTAGATTTATCATAAGAACTGGGTGACAGAAAGTGTGCTCTCTTTGAGGATATCTAGTTGTTCTCTCCTCCTGCTATTTGGTCATTATTTTGTGTTGGAGACTGGAAACTGACCCTTTAAAATGTTTATGCTGGCCCTTGTAACTGTTGCTCTTTTTGTACCATGTTGTTCAAATACTGTACCTTTGTTATAATCGACTTTCTATTGCCTTCACAATGTCAGTAGAAATAAGCATATCTTCAAAAGTGGATTCAAAAAACCAACTTGTGAGCTTATCTTGTGGTTTCTATTTTTGTGTAGGACTCTGGGAAAGGCAGGATCCTATGCAGAACAGTCAGATCCTTCTACGTTCTCAGAAGACAAAAACGTTTCCTCACGTGAAGCTTCCTTTCAATCCTTCGATGGTGTGAAACAATTCAATGTATCCTATCAAAAGACTAATCAAGGAATTGGGCAGGGGACAAATGGAACAACACATATTGCTCATCTCCATGCTGTTCCTGGCTTTGCTTGTTTAATAAATGAAATTCCTTCCCAGATGTCTGAAGGAGGCAAGTCAACACCAGCAGTAATAGATGGTGCTGGTTCTAATGTTAAATGCCATGAGGGAAAAATGGAAGGCAGTCCTTGCAGGAATGCCACCTCAGGTCCTGGATTTTGTGATACTGCCAAGAAGACATCTAAAAGTGGGAATTGTAAGAGATCCAATTCAAATGAGAGGttatttgatgcttttaaaattGATTTCAGTCATCTTCTTTCGAGAGCACCACCACCTTCAGAAGCATCACCTCGTGTGGGAAATGATAAGTTTCATTTCCAGAGATCGGCGGCTTCAAAGATTGAGGATTCTAGGCGCGATGCTCCTGAAGGTGCTTCTGGTAATTGTTCACCACCTTATTTTGATGAGGAAGTTGATGCAAATTCAGTTGCTGCTGCATCTGCAGCTGCTGTTAGAAAGGCTATAGAGGAGGCTCAAGCAAGGATAAAAATTGCGAAAGAATTAatggaaagaaagaaggaagctCTTCAAAATCGTGTGAAACTGAGCTTTGATGACTTGAAAGCTAAGAAATGTGACAGTAAAGTAAAGAATTCGAAAGATAAGAGGGCTCAAGATGTTCGTGGAAGAGTCGATAAGCCCTTGCATCATTTTGTTGGGATGCAAATGCGAAATGTCAAAGCAAACCAAGTAAGTCCTGGCTTCATAGGCAGTGAAAAACCTACCGTGGCTACAGGAGCTGTTGGAATAATGGAAAGGGAGGAGTTCAGGTTAGCTCAAGCAGATCATCGGCAGGAAGCAACAGATGTAAAAGCAGCTAAACAGTTTTGTGAACTTGCAAATACAGATGTGTATGGAGGTACATTGTTGAAGCATGAGCTGGCAAACAATGGAAAGGAAAACATTCAATCACAAAATGAATTTGAACTAAGGGTGAAGAAAACACTTATGGAAATCCCTGAGATATCAGAGGACTGTGATAAGATACCGATATCTGTTGATGTTCATGAACTAGACAGGTTTGAAGGAAGATTTAACTCTGAGTTGGAAGAATGTGCCAACAAATTGAATTCAACTCAAAAGGTTCATGATcaggaagaaaataaagaaaaattaggAAATGCTCAAGAGCTACAAGAATCTGAGCAGAAAgtaaaggcatcaaatggaaATCAAATGTGTAAAAATATCTTGAAAGATCTTCAAAATCTTGCAGAAGATGAGAAGAAACTCAGAGATCCTCATGAAGGAGTGAATAGTAGGTTAAGGAAACCTGAgctgaaagaaaaagagaggaagcaAAAGGTGATTTCTTGCCTTAATGAGACTGAAAAGTCGCACGAGAAACCATGTGAGCGGAAAGAAGATGCAGAGACACATGTAGCTGCATGGAAACTGGAAGAAAATAAGGAAGGGAATGGTGCCAATTGGTACAATGAGAAGAAGTCAGATCAAGTTTATGAGCAGAAGGTGAATGAGGTCAGAAATAATGTTTACAATAATGGGGAGGAAAGTGCAAAGCCAATGGAAGAAGTGTATGAAATCAAAGATAATAGTGCTCCTAAAGAGACTCGGGAGAATGAGGAAAAACTTGAAGATGCTATCCAGGTAAATGAAAATGAGGAGAGATGGGATCAAACCAACGAATGGGTACAAACTGAGAGAACAGAATCAGAAAATGATCAGAGGACAGCTGGTGAAATTGAAAATGACACTCAAGGGAACTTAATTGACCAGGAGAACAATGTTGTGGAATCTGATGATTTGTGTGAGCAGGATGATAATGAGGAGCTAACCAAAGCTAGAGAATCCCATTGGCATGAAAAATACATACAAGCTATTGGTGAAACTGCTGAGGCACGCGCATATGAAGAGATTGAGAGGATGTTGGAAGTAACAAAAACACCCTTTCATCCCAAAAAGAATAAAGAGGAGTCAAAAGCTACTATAGATGCCTATAACAAGGAGAACTTTGAAACCAGTGGCCAGGTGCAATGTACCCTTGAACCAAATGAGGCAGCAAAGCATTTGAAGGATGCTGATAAGGCCCTTGAACAATATGTAAACAAAACTGAAAGAGTCCTAGGTCCTGGAGAACAAACTGAAGCATCAGCCAGTCGATCTGGAGGGAGTGACAGTGATGTGGAGGAGTCTAAACCTGCCATCAATGAGGAAAACAAGGATAACAATTTTGAATCTTCTAATGGAGGAAGACAGGTTGATAATGGGACAAAGGTGGACACACCTCAGCTGCTTAGTACATCAGAGGGGAAGGAAAGAGCTGATGAGGAAACTGCAGAAGAGATCAAAACCACCCAAATTACACAAAGTAAAGAGAAGAATCATCAGAAGACCCCGACAATGGATGAGAGGGAGGCTGAGAATACTTCACGAAAAAAGGTGGAACTGGAAATGAAACGCCGTAAAAGAATGGAAGAAgggaaagaaagggaaagagagaaggagagagtaGCTGTTGAAAGAGCAATCCGTGAAGCTCGTGAGCGCGCTTTTGCTGAAGCACGAGAAAGGGCAGAAAGAGCTGCAGTGGAGAGAGCAACAGCAGAAGCTCGTAGAAGAGCAGTGGCTGATGCCCGAGAAAAGTCAGAGAGAGCTTCTGTAGATGCCAATGAGAAGTCATCGGCTGAGAAGGCTGCTATGGAAGCCAAACTTAAAGCCGAACGTTCTGCAGTAGAGAGAGCAACTGCAGAGGCTCGGGAGCGTGCCCTAGAAAAAGCATTGTCTGAAAAGACCTTTAAAGCGAGAAACCGTGGTGAAAAGGTTGCGGCTGAGAAGGTTCCTGGCGGTTCAAAAGAAAATGGAATGAGACAGAGCTATCCATTTTATGTGAGTGTCTCAACCATTAGTTACTCTACAGTTTGCTTGTTATTAGGAAGTATTTTGTTTGGTGGCTCGCAAATATAGagtgtttattatttattgcaGGATTCACAGAATAAAGGCTCAGATTCTTCCAGCAGTTCGAGATTTCCAAGTTCTGCAAATCACAGTGGTAGGAGATATCATACCTTACTTTTTGATTTGTTTCCTCTTTTTTAATTATCGAGGAGATTAATTTCCCCACTCTTCGTCTAACATTCATATGTTACTGTGTGAAGTTCCCTACTCAACTGAGAAATTTGATGGAACCAATGGTGAATCTACTCAGCGATGTAAGGCTAGGCTGGAAAGGCATCAAAGGACAGCAGAACGTGCGGTACGCTTCCTACCTAGTTCATATATGACATTAGTACAATAGTTCTGCTGCAAGTTCACTGCATGTTTTTTTATCCCTTTTGAATTCTTTCCCCCTTCAGGCGAAAGCTCTCGCAGAGAAGAATATGCGTGATCGTCTTGCTCAGAAAGAACAAGCCGAGAGAAATGTAATTATCTTCTACTTATTTAAGTAAGGATATGTTTGCAGTTGTTGATGGAGGAtggaatatttttttcttactgtttacatctgctTATATTGGCAGAGATTAGCGGAAGCACTGGATGCTGAAGTGAAGCGATGGTCAAGTGGGAAAGAGGGGAACTTGCGAGCCCTGATTTCAACACTTCAATATGTATGTGCAATCTTTTCTACTTATGCTTCTTGTATCTCCAGGCCACTTCTAATTTACGCCAGTTATTTGAGCAAAACATCTGTTTAGGCTGGAATCTAGGTAGACCAAAGATTTATCTTGGTAACTAAGAAAGATAAGAAACGGTAAGCAaatcccatgcacaaggctcccatacTGGGCAGGGTCTTGGACAGGCAGGATTTGCGTAAACTTTACCccaacatattatgtggagaggttgttctCAGGAACTGAACACCTCTACGTTGCACCTATGCAACTCTACCTCCAGGCCACATGTTCGCACATTTCTCTTGGTAAGT
Proteins encoded in this window:
- the LOC120000368 gene encoding auxilin-like protein 1, with protein sequence MEYNRQASSASLTTKLSNGYNVYDGVFSGPQAKLGSRVENYGDIFGGSGAVSSIPILDVPELNEGKVSVAVRSSRLDYSTIFGGFGDSDSAVSYEEFAKPNKVRKSSPEARTLGKAGSYAEQSDPSTFSEDKNVSSREASFQSFDGVKQFNVSYQKTNQGIGQGTNGTTHIAHLHAVPGFACLINEIPSQMSEGGKSTPAVIDGAGSNVKCHEGKMEGSPCRNATSGPGFCDTAKKTSKSGNCKRSNSNERLFDAFKIDFSHLLSRAPPPSEASPRVGNDKFHFQRSAASKIEDSRRDAPEGASGNCSPPYFDEEVDANSVAAASAAAVRKAIEEAQARIKIAKELMERKKEALQNRVKLSFDDLKAKKCDSKVKNSKDKRAQDVRGRVDKPLHHFVGMQMRNVKANQVSPGFIGSEKPTVATGAVGIMEREEFRLAQADHRQEATDVKAAKQFCELANTDVYGGTLLKHELANNGKENIQSQNEFELRVKKTLMEIPEISEDCDKIPISVDVHELDRFEGRFNSELEECANKLNSTQKVHDQEENKEKLGNAQELQESEQKVKASNGNQMCKNILKDLQNLAEDEKKLRDPHEGVNSRLRKPELKEKERKQKVISCLNETEKSHEKPCERKEDAETHVAAWKLEENKEGNGANWYNEKKSDQVYEQKVNEVRNNVYNNGEESAKPMEEVYEIKDNSAPKETRENEEKLEDAIQVNENEERWDQTNEWVQTERTESENDQRTAGEIENDTQGNLIDQENNVVESDDLCEQDDNEELTKARESHWHEKYIQAIGETAEARAYEEIERMLEVTKTPFHPKKNKEESKATIDAYNKENFETSGQVQCTLEPNEAAKHLKDADKALEQYVNKTERVLGPGEQTEASASRSGGSDSDVEESKPAINEENKDNNFESSNGGRQVDNGTKVDTPQLLSTSEGKERADEETAEEIKTTQITQSKEKNHQKTPTMDEREAENTSRKKVELEMKRRKRMEEGKEREREKERVAVERAIREARERAFAEARERAERAAVERATAEARRRAVADAREKSERASVDANEKSSAEKAAMEAKLKAERSAVERATAEARERALEKALSEKTFKARNRGEKVAAEKVPGGSKENGMRQSYPFYDSQNKGSDSSSSSRFPSSANHSVPYSTEKFDGTNGESTQRCKARLERHQRTAERAAKALAEKNMRDRLAQKEQAERNRLAEALDAEVKRWSSGKEGNLRALISTLQYILGPDSGWQPIPLTYIISTTAVKKAYRKATLFVHPDKLQQRGASIQQKYTCEKVFDILKEAYNKISAEDR